The following is a genomic window from Bombus vancouverensis nearcticus chromosome 15, iyBomVanc1_principal, whole genome shotgun sequence.
TCCTATCAATTTAGAAGATCCTTGTTGATCTAACTTACAGTTTAAAAATTCGGATATCTGAGAAGCGTGCGAAATAACAAAATAGTTCTATACTGTTTGACAAGCACAAACGTCGGTTTTATTATTGCGTATTGgcttttgaaaattaatttaatcgtgCCATGATATTCTATCACTAGATGTATGTAATTATGATGATTGGGAAGAATGATCGGTAAAGGACGATTGTTGATATTGTAACCCGGTTCATCCATAACTTTGTAATTAAAATGAATCATTTTGAGCGGGACATAATATCATATACGCGTCGTACGTCGCTAATGCAATAATCATTCTTCATTTTTAACTCGTGTGGCAACTTCTTTGAAGGCAACTGTGATCGCGCGTGTTATGTCCAGTTTTAATTGCTTTTGCAGACGACACATTTGAAACAAGTGCATTACTGATATAATTACACTACGAATAATATAGGAAATGTACATATACAAAAGGCGCAAATGTGTTCAGTGCAATAATATTAAAAGATGTTAACCCAATCTAATCTAACCTATATCTAAAATGctgtatataatgtaatattaataaaggattattcttttatcattaatatatatttaatatatgttaCATAATACTTAATCTGCTAACCGAAGAAAATTCGACGTTTGGATTCAcaaattgtttattttatagatctactattttcttaaataaaaagatagttattttcttcttataatagaacttaatatatttttgtaggAATGAAATATGATAATTTTATTAGTAAATGATTGGTAGTTAGAGCTGTGCGAGAACCCGAAAATACTGGAAACGTGTCTCGTAATTCTAGATTGTCGGGATTCTtgagaattataaaattataaagcaaattatattttatgataaaatGTTATATCTAACACATGTTTCATTGTTATTTTTGCTGTATATTCTCGcctatataattttaaaattgtcGAGGACCCGACTTTCTCGAGAATCTCAAAATTCTCGGGAATCCCGACAATatcaaattacaaaatatttttgacaACTCGATCCGACCCTAAGCGATATTTTTTCGCACGCCTCTACCGATAATGCATAACAAGTAGCTGGCAATGAACATAAATAAAACACGATACCTGGAAAACAATGACAATAGAACATTGTGATTACGCAGAGAAAGTCATCTTTAATCATCGACAGCTTTGTTCGTGAGCAATTTTAAATAGTCAACCAAAGAAGCCGTATCGTCtgatttacacgaaaaaatttatttttgcttctaTTTTTGTATCCATACGTTCCTAAACATCAGTATtgggaaaaataataagaaGCGATAGTAAATTTTACAGTATATTTTAATCCAATACAAATCattaaataacaatttttcacgGCTATCTATTTAGCTTATAGTACCTTCCATTTCGAGGATATAATTACTATTACATTTCTCTTTCAgctgaaatatacaaataataaatttcacagTACGCAGCGATGCCggcttaaaaatattttatttctaaatatcGTGTATTCATATACATAACACGATAGCATATTTACAATTCAGTAtctgatatatatgtatatataaagcaTCTTATGCTATACAATAAAAAATCTAGTATGTCCATTTTTTCATATAGTCAATTTGCGCAGTCGCGGCATCAATcatttataataaaagtaatattgaCGAATAATCGATAaccataataataacaatacgcGATAAAAATCTAATTTCGAGTTACGAATaccaaatattaataaaataaactaAAAGAGGAACATATATCCTAtataaacgaaacgaaacaacaatataatgtgatatagcgtttgaaaataattacatatataatgaTACGGTGCACACTATATCGTGTTCATATGTTTCCTACGcaaaagaataatatatatatatataaaagtttgaacAAATTTTCATAAGCGAACTCAACGCTACATCTACCGCGACAGAGAGGAGAGTTTCGAAAAAATTATCGTCCAACCGGTTTACGCGTTATCCATGAAAAACAAACAGCTTGTATACATAGGatctatgtgtatatatatatatagattgcAAGAAGCGCATCGCATATCTGCAATGCAAATTGTATCGAAACTCAAACCTGTGTCttgcaaaaattattatatgtacagtCTCTGTGTATCCGTGTTAAGTTATCAGTCTTACGGCTCTCAAGAGGAAATTGTACATTTTTTCTATATGTTACAGCGTATGTGTTTCACATGCATGCATTCCTTAATCATTTTCCTTATAATGTACGTGTATATAACTAATTTTGAGATGGTGCGGTAGGTAGAACGAGTTTTAACCAGTTCTATACACTTTTCATCAAAAACGGACAACCGCATGCgcgatatttaatataaattaattacacTATAATGTAATGTTGCTAGGATAACTCtggtttatatatatatatatatcttggcAATTGATGTATCTAGTGGGTCGAATGCATTAGCGTGTTGAAACATGAACTTTCTATTTATTCATGGATACTTTTTCGTAATATTAACTTTCTAGCATAGTTAAAAACTCAACTTGGAGTTTTAACTATGGTAAGAATTTAAGTAATAAAAGCTTATTTACGTAGACGAAGGACACTTCTTCAAGTTCTTTCACAGGAGTACTCGAAGATCAGGTACACGAACGCTGAAACAGAATTCGTTTGTACCGACAGCttatgaaagaaaattatacgAGCTTAAATTACCTCAGGCTATGAGAGTGCTCCCATGAAAGAAGTTGCAATTTTCATGAAATATGAACGCAATACGCAAACGCAAACGCCTATACAATTTGATTGCGACAGAGATATCCTCGCGACATTCTTCTGAGCTCTATCGGACTAAACGCGAATTAAACACGGCGTATCATTACGGTTCGTCGAACTCACTGAGCTTTATCTCTGTGTTGCTattcatacatatataatatagcgATCgttcaataaatatatatacagaaaACGGGAAAAGCTCTAACTGCACTCTGTAGAGTATTGGTAAATGTATTTTGCTTGGTTTAATCCCATTTAATATAGCTGCATAAAACTtaacatataattatttatatattatatgtatatgtgaaaAAAAACTTCACCTTCATCGATTTTCCTATATTCAGTCGTTCGATATATTCTTCCGTgacttaatttttattaattggcAATCGTTTATGTACAATATCTGGAATGAATCAAGTACAAGATATAGTACAAAAAGAAGAGTTAAGGGAGGGGGCTAATTCTTGAGGGGTTACAGGTACAACGAGGAACAGTAATGTATAAGTAGTCTGTGCTTAATTTTCCCTTTGCCTCACTGgaattaacaaaatactagTTTAATGATTAAATAAAAGTAGTGAATTTTGTTTATATGCATAAAACACAGATTGTCGAGAGCTATGAAGAGTTGCTTCTTATTACAAAGTAAAAAAGAGATGTTCTTGCCTTTCTACTGGATTTTACTTGCTAGCAGCCTATTTGCCGTAATTTCTGCttacagaaaataaaaaaaacgtgTCAATAAAGTGAGTATCATATCAGACAAGACGAATTTGTGACCGATCAGTTAAGTACAAAAAGGAATTGATTCGTCAGTGAACACTTTGGGCACAAGTAGATCTGCAAACATACATTTTTACAATGGCATCCTATCcatgattttcttttttatatcacATATACGGAAGATTCGTCTCCAGTCATCGTTTCTGGTTGCCCTCCTATAGATCGATCATTAACTAtgttactaataaaaaaaaaagaaaaaagagaaaaatgttcACAAAGAAGTCACCGACTCTTTAGGAATCGTTTCATACTATACATTCACAACCAATCATTTAAAACTCTAGGAAgaattaacaaatataaaaaatctctctctctatatatatatatgtatcagAAAATACAAGGTACAACTTGTAAGTGTATATTAAGGACCTAATACGATGGCAAACGATAAAACCTCAAAGAGTCACGCGACCCAGATACATGAAGAAGTGAAGAGGATATTATAACGACGTTAAGAGAAAAGGATAAACAACAGAAGAATATGTGTTTGAAGAACAATAATCATTGTCAAGATCTGATATATAATGTCTAATAAAACACTCCGACACCATTGTGCTCCATATGGAAGGCGATATCGAGAACGAAGAGGCCGTCCAGTCCTGCGGAAGGGGCAGGTCGATGTCGATAGCCAGGAAGAAATCGACTAAAAGATGATCATCACGTGCAAGTTGGATTAAAGCCAGTAGTTGCCAGTTTGTCAGAGGTATTTCTAATTGCACGCAACGTTATTCTACAAACTCGACGGCCTCACTCTTTGCGATTTCACGATCGTCCAATCCCGCAGTCCGTCTCTTCGCACGAACTGAAGAAGATGTACTGTCATCATCATGCCACACGACGTCCCTGCAAAGAAAATCTCGTTTCCTGAATACTTGTTTCTCTGGGTGTTATGCTTGGGGCATAAAAGTCAAAAAGATTGCAAATTatgttttgtttttctttcctaCGCACGAACCAGTCGTACGTAGTGTATATATGTTACGTTGGCATGCAtatgatgtatatatatatatatgtatatatgtttctTGTCATGCGATCGTAATAACGATATATGTGCCTAATAGTAGAGATAGCAATCATGGTAtcggtaataataataatatagtcTATTGATTTGTACTTCATGaaaaataatagagaagaaagtAAGAAAGAATATAGATTGAATTTCGTAGCTGAGTGTAAGGTTACACGTGCGCGAAAAGAATTCGTTCTGAGAGCCAGGTGAAGAAACATTGATGCGGGACGCGATTCATGGAACATACATGTTTTTCTCGATATCAAACCATGCCATAGACCTACACGAACGGAATAATATATCTTTAGTCGTATATTGCCTCCAGACgaattctttcctttttttctgtaACTGTACTTTATATATGCACGTATACGCGAGTAACAGCTTCGATTCCAATTGTAAGGACGCATTTATGCTTTCGCAATGGCGCATACATCACAAAATTGTCGAGAtcagaattttttaattgaGTTTCGTGTCTTGAAACAAAATTTGCTTGCGATATTATTCTTTAAATGTTCGTGAAACGTACGATTGAATATCGACAGCGTCCCAACAAGAGTAcaagaagataaaaaagaacCTATAGATATATAAAGACATATACACAATTACACGAaaacgtatatgtatatgggattaaagatattttataaggaAAGAGTATATACGAGTATCGACGTGCTAATCGTTGGGTAATTTGTCGTGCAGAAGGCGCGACACGTTACGAGAGTATTCTATACGCGTGGTAACTGATACCAATTTATCGAACGATAACAAGCAATACAGGATTAATACGAACAAGGTTGCGTAACTTTGGTCTCTTTATAGTTATTATCATGAATCGTTCCAATAAAAAAGAGAGTAGAGATAAAGAGACAGTAGCTAGCACCGGTCAaacaataaagaaaaaatattattcccggatcagaaaagaagcaactgatctttttctctttctcgaaaTTACGCTCTTACGTATGCTATGACAACGATCTAGAACTGGTCAACTTTGGAGTTGCGCTCGCGCAAATTACTATTTCTTCATAGTTACTTTCTCATTTTAAGCGGTTAGGACTGGAACGTATCACGCGATATCGAAACTTTTCCACAGAAAAATAATAACGTTAATTTCGAATAGAAGTTTCGAGACAAACAGTATAAGAAAACTATTGCGTATCGACTGTTCAAGATAGCGCGCACGATTGTGACCACCATTCCATTCAAAACCGCTAAGCGCGCATCTAGTttcgtctttttaatttcttagaACTTATCATCCTTTTTCTAAGCTACGCTCTTCGTTATATCTTGCGTTATTTATTTAAAGCCCCTCGATTCACCCCAACTAAAGAGAAAAACCTCATTAAAAGAATCTCGTAAATTCGTACAACAATTGATGTGAGTTCAAAGAAACGAGAGTATTATACAGAAAAAAGTTAgagagaaaataagaaaggataCGCGAAAAGGGAGTGGTTactaagagagaaagaggaacggACGAGACCAGCGAGATTTGGTCAACTCGAAGGTGGAAACTTATCTTGACGGACATCCTCGGCTGATGGTAGCCAAGTTCcaggaaagaggaagaggaggagaaggaaGATGACGATCGTGAAGAAGACGTATTGACGATCTCCAAATTGATACAGAGCTTGGGGAAACTTTGGAACGAACATCCATCATATCTTGATTCCTGATCTTCGAATACGTTCGGCAAACACTTAGCCTATGAATTGTCTCTCTCGCACGGTTATTCTGTGTGTTTCTATGTATTGTCTGTTCTGCACGTTGCAATCTGAAACGAGAGGAAACAAGAACTGTAGTCAAACAAGACTGTTAGCTTCATAATGAATTGTTCAACGAGTCATGCAGTGTAAAGGTCACCGCTACGGTAGGCCTGCGACACTCGATGACGATTGTTATTTTAGCTTCTCTGACTTACGTTGCTGACTTTAAACATTGGATAAATTTGTTGATTTCGATAATATTGTTTATGTGACAAATGCGATACAAAAATATGATAGGCAATGTGTTTTCCGTTGCAAATGTATGTAGATATACAAAAACAGGCAAATTTAATGCTTATATCCGAGTTTGTTTTTAGAATCTTTATAAATCTTTATGATTTAAGTGCTTTGTTTACTTGAGCATATGCAGATGTTTGTAGTTATGTCTCCGTTATGACAAAGGTCGGAATATTTATCAGTGACGTAATTAAGTTGCATTATCAATGAATTATGTCCTTATCTGTACCGTTCATTTTCGACGGATAAGTAACAAATTCGTGACAGAGTACATGCTTAATTACTCGTAATTTTTCAAGTGGCTTGTTGAATAATTATAGTTTCTATTGAGATTTTTATGGTAAAATATCTATATTGAAATTAGGTATCGACCGCGTTCGCAAAAACGCACGCCTTCGAAAAAGTAAATGTAGTGCGAACAACAATTCGGTCGAGATTATCCAGTCAACCCACGCGTCTAGACGTCTTAAAGTTTTTACAAAGCTTACGAGGCGTGGTATGGCATGACTACAATGCAACGTGAAGCCGATACGGTATATGATCCTGTGCCACCACTTTTCAACCGCGTCTCGACCGGTGCAAGTGTGTATTAGCTTGCATTTACatcgtattaggttgtcccaaaagtttcttccgttttataagggaataataaatgcacaacatttttctattgaaacaaaatggatcatacttaattcgataaaatgatataaaacaagaaatgtCGATGAAACTTTTAGGACAACCTAACAGGTATTTAGGTATGTACCTAAAGAGCAAATTCGAATACGGAAAGATGGAGGGACGGCTTTTAGAACAAATAATTTATAGTTGCTAGAATTTTTAACAGTATTTTAAGAAACGCGTGTTTTTGCTTTCGAGCCTTGAACTAAATTTTTTTATAGTGGTCACTGGGTTATTTTGATTCGTTGGCGAAACGGTAacgatcttttaatttattgttcGACGTCACCTGTTCGCAAAAACCGACTCGACGTTATGGACCGATTTAACTATAAAGTGAAGTAGGTTAATATGCGGGAACAGGGCTCAGATTTCGCAAGTTTTCTTGCAGGTCTCCGGCTAAGTTGAACACAGCAACATTTTGTCTCGCGTTTACGTCCAGTCTACTTGAAAGATTCACATGAATCAGGGAGGTATATTTCCAATGTTACAGACTACTTTATGCTAATACGTATGTAGAATGTGTTCGCCTTTGTCGGACAGCTGGCAGTAGGCCAAGGATTCGGCTGCCGATTCTTTTGACCGTGAAATAATTCGCAATGTATAAAGTGTTCCAAGGCACTCTTAAATTGTCGCCTTGGTGAAATACTTAGAAAGGAACACGGAAGAACTATGAGTACTATTAAGGCGTTGATGGGAAAACTTTACCAATAAAGTAGAGCGTGTAAGAGCTTGCTCGTATTTACCCTATGACTTTGATGTTATACATATTTACGTAATGATTATACACGCGTAAGAAAATAAACGGCGAATTAACACTTGATCATTAAATTATGGTCAATGTTTTTAAATTAGTACGGATTAACTGCGGCAAATTTGTTGATAACAGTATCTTTGATTGAATTCGTGTGACCTGAAAGAAGTTCATTCGCACTCGACGAGGCAAGTGTCCTCCGCTTGTGGAACTTACGACTTAAAGGGACTTTCACATTTGCCTACACTAAATTTTAGATAACCAAGTATGTATACtgaatctatttaaaaaatactatAATAAAGAATATTGCTAGTTCATAGAAATATTCATAATTTAGTACACAGAGTAACTGTATTGTACCATTGCATTTAGTAACTATTTTATGATCTACTCCTTCGAAACATTAACTTACACATATTCGTATCCCTTCTAACTATGAAAACTGATATATTTTCTATGACTATCACCAGTATCTAATACCATCTTGAATAAGTCTGGTGTGACCGTGTATAAAATTGACTTAACGAACGAGAAGAAGAGGAAATGAAGCGAGGACGAAGAAATGAATGTATCTTGTCACGCGTGGTAACAACCTTTAGTTAAGGCGATTAGAGTCAGGCGACTCGCCGGTCGCGGTTGTTATCGTCGCACCACGCCAGATTGTTATTTATAGAGAGAAAGTTTTAAGCGTATATATGCTGTGAGTGCAAGGACGGAGAAAAGATACATGCTAACGCGGCATGCTAATTCTTCACAAATTTTCAAGACAGTTTAGGCTTTAGAAATGATCTCCGACACGCTATTCACGGCTCGAATCGCAGAATTATGCTGATTGCGGGGCCAGTGGCATTGTCGCTCGTTTCCCTTTCCTTCTCCTTCGATTCTCTTTCGAAACACACGCAAGGACGCCTTTATAAAAATACGCGCGTGACCTGTACACGTGTATTACTAGTTCTATAAGTTATCTTACACTTGTTCTCTCAACGTGACTTTGCGAAAGTTTCACGTTATCTTCTGGTATTAATAAATTGTCAATGAATCGATCTATTGTTTATCGCTAATCAATTGGTCTATTATCTATCTTCTGTATCTTCATTAATAACAAGTAGATTTCGAGCTTACAGAACTGACTGTGTTTCTGATCTTGCTTCCCTATTAAGGAAAATTCACGAATAAAGAATTTTCACTCGCAAAATTTGTCAAATATCGTACACAAATCGTTGGAGAATCATTATACATGTATAGTAAGGTGTACAAGATCAACTTACCATATATGTAATGCGACTAGTGCCTCCTTTCTCGCTTGTTCCGCGCTATCAACCTCCGATTCTCTCCCTTCTATGCAAGCATGTCCTTCCACAATTTGATCTCAATTGTAGTCCATCGCTTCCCTCCTTTTACCATTGTTCTCTTCTCCGTTCTCTTGTTCCTGGTGCTCGTGTATACTACGCGCTCTCATATAGATAGACACGTAATTCGTACGACCGTTTAGTGTATGTCACGTGTGTTACATGCGTTTTTCCCCCTCGTCTCGCATGATCTGCGTCTCGTGATCATTAAACCAAGCAGACTGGAAGAATTCGTACGACTTTCGTACATCGTTTGTGACCAGTGACGAAAATTCACCAGTATGGAGCGTCGTTCGCGAGATGCTGCCAGGACGCGAACTCACTCCACGTACGCACGTTCACCCTAGTCGCGTCTGTGATTCGAGATATGCTGTCTCGCATGCCGTTGCTCGAGAAGCCCTCGCAGGTTGTCGTCAGGATATCGTACCGTTTGGCAGGTGCTCGTGGCTGCGACGTGCAAAGTGTTTTTTATATACTATATTCGTTTACTGTAGATCATGTACTGTTTACATAGTAGAGTGCACTATGGTATAGTTGTGATACGAGCTATGTACTCTCTAATAGCCTTGAATCATATATTTGTTATaaagtaattaataatataataagtgaCATAGGAAAGGAATCTACACTGTTGGCTATAAGTTTTAGAACATACAAATTGAATGGTTTTTATGAATCTGTTTTATTATGAATCTGTTATTTCATACGTAAAgtactaaataaaataaaattttttagaatttaCTAATAAACGAAAGTTGTATCTTAATACTTGTGATCGCTAATGtagatttacatttttataaaaatttaaaaaattagataTACATACCTCCAATTTTTTGCGGACGATGAAGTTCTTTCCATCGTTGTTGTCCCAGTATTCCTTTCCATCAGTACGATATCGTACACAGAACTCTATCATATTCGATTTTAACGGTAGAGTTAATCGAAAGCGGAAAGTGTCGTATAAGATCAGCGCGGGCGAACCAGGTTGTTCGACGTAGGTGCAATGAACGTCCTCGTGTGTCTTCCAGGAGTCATTGCTCGCCCTGACCACGACTTCCTTGTCATACGCCAGATTACGTACCTTGATGGTACCCACTAGACACTGATCTGTTTCTTTCACTATCACGTTTTCCAGGCTGACATTCTCCTGATCAAGTTTCTGGCGAAAGGCGAGGTAATCGCTAGCTGGCTGGGGGAAAGTTACTTGCCAAGGTGACACGAGTTCTGTAAATTGATCATTCTCAATTTTCGAATTTAAAAATCGTCCAGTTAGTCCAGCCAGGTAAGTGGTACTCCACAGAGGAGGTACGTTGCTGGGCTCCGACATCACTCGAACCTAAAAATCACATAACAGAAGCACATGAAGTATCAGTAGCAGACACGTAGATTttccaaaatataaaatattgtatctTCTAAACAATCTGTAATATACATGAATAATATTACTAAAGGAGTAAAGTTAAATTATTAAGTTTCCGCCACTCGAATCGTGAAGATAAAATTTGATTAATGCTTTATTAACGTCGAATGAACAAAACGAGACCGTGTACAAGTTTCatagtataaaaaaatattttaaaaattaggttgttaaaattttctctattatattttatatacagggtggttggtaactgctggtacaagcggagagggggtgattctacgcgaaaaaagaagtcgaaaatatagaataaaaatttttcgtttgaggctttgttttcgagaaaatcgactttgaattttcgctcggtacgcgtgcactttatcacgtctcgttataacggatat
Proteins encoded in this region:
- the Gbs-70E gene encoding glycogen binding subunit 70E, whose protein sequence is MCSIAMPAELLLGHSPPVYSSLLYSPLVAPTIASRSVPPRIRPCLSSGSLAIDSIRNSNDGGSNKQKKRVVFADDRGRPLTQVRVMSEPSNVPPLWSTTYLAGLTGRFLNSKIENDQFTELVSPWQVTFPQPASDYLAFRQKLDQENVSLENVIVKETDQCLVGTIKVRNLAYDKEVVVRASNDSWKTHEDVHCTYVEQPGSPALILYDTFRFRLTLPLKSNMIEFCVRYRTDGKEYWDNNDGKNFIVRKKLEPRAPAKRYDILTTTCEGFSSNGMRDSISRITDATRVNVRTWSEFASWQHLANDAPYW